From Budorcas taxicolor isolate Tak-1 chromosome 19, Takin1.1, whole genome shotgun sequence, the proteins below share one genomic window:
- the LOC128064410 gene encoding olfactory receptor-like protein DTMT, translating into MTGRNQTTVSEFLLLGLPFESEHQNLFYVLFLAMYITTVLGNLLILFLICLDPHLHTPMYLFLSNLSFSDLCFSSVTMPKLLQNMQSQDLSIPYAGCLTQMYFFLFFGDLEDFLLVAMAYDRYVAICFPLHYTAIMGPRLCLSLVVLPWVLTTFHAMLHTLLMARLHFCEDNVIPHFFCDLSALLKLSCSDTRVNELVIFSVGGLIIIIPFLLIIMSYARIVSSILKVPSAKGICKAFSTCGSHLTVVSLFYGTIIGLYLCPSVNNSTVKETVMSMMYTVVTPMLNPFIYSLRNRDMKGALKRVFCRKKIHFSL; encoded by the coding sequence ATGACGGGAAGGAATCAAACTACTGTCTCAGAGTTTCTCCTGCTGGGACTGCCCTTCGAGTCAGAACATCAAAACCTGTTCTATGTCCTGTTCTTGGCCATGTACATTACCACCGTCCTGGggaaccttctcatcctcttccTCATATGCCTggacccccacctccacacacccATGTATTTGTTTCTCAGTAacctgtctttctctgacctctgcttctcCTCTGTCACAATGCCCAAACTGCTGCAGAACATGCAGAGCCAAGACCTGTCCATCCCCTACGCTGGCTGCCTGACACAAATGTACTTCTTCCTGTTCTTTGGAGACCTGGAGGACTTCCTCCTTGTggccatggcctatgaccgctacgtGGCCATCTGCTTCCCCCTGCACTACACCGCCATCATGGGCCCCAGGCTCTGTCTCTCCCTGGTGGTGCTGCCCTGGGTACTGACCACGTTCCATGCCATGTTACACACCCTGCTCATGGCCAGGCTGCATTTTTGTGAAGACAATGTGATCCCCcactttttctgtgatttgtCTGCTCTGCTGAAGCTGTCCTGCTCTGACACTCGAGTGAATGAGCTGGTGATATTTTCCGTCGGAGGGCTCATTATCATCATCCCATTCCTACTCATCATCATGTCTTATGCACGAATCGTGTCCTCCATTCTCAAGGTCCCTTCTGCCAAAGGCATCTGcaaggccttctccacctgtggcTCCCACCTCACTGTGGTGTCTCTCTTCTATGGGACAATTATTGGTCTCTATTTATGCCCATCAGTTAATAATTCCACCGTTAAGGAGACTGTCATGTCTATGATGTACACAGTGGTgacccccatgctgaaccccttcatctacagcctgaggaacaGAGACATGAAGGGAGCTCTCAAAAGAGTCTTTTGTAGAAAGAAAATTCACTTCTCTCTTTGA
- the LOC128064461 gene encoding olfactory receptor 1E2-like, with protein sequence MTGRNQTTVSEFLLLGLPIKSEHQNLFYALFLAMYVTTVLGNLLILVLICLDPHLHTPMYLFLSNLSFSDLCFSSVTMPKLLQNMQSQDLSIPYAGCLMQMYFFLFFADLEDFLLVAMAYDRYVAICFPLRYTAIMGPRLCLFLVVLPWILTTSHAMLHTLLMASLHFCEDNVIPHFFCDLSALLKLSCSDTRVNELVIFSIGGLIIVIPFLLIIMSYARIVSSILKVPSAKGICKAFSTCGSHLTVVSLFYGTIIGLYLCPSANNSTVKETFMSMMYTVVAPMLNPFIYSLRNRDMKGGLRRVFCKKKNAFFL encoded by the coding sequence ATGACAGGAAGGAATCAAACTACTGTCTCAGAGTTCCTCCTGCTGGGACTGCCCATCAAGTCAGAGCATCAGAACCTGTTCTACGCCCTGTTCCTGGCCATGTATGTTACCACCGTCCTGGGGAACCTTCTCATCCTCGTCCTCATTTGCCTggacccccacctccacacacccATGTATTTGTTTCTCAGTAacctgtctttctctgacctctgcttctcCTCTGTCACAATGCCCAAACTGCTGCAGAATATGCAGAGCCAAGACCTGTCCATCCCCTATgctggctgcctgatgcaaatgTACTTCTTCCTGTTCTTTGCAGACCTGGAGGACTTCCTCCTTGTggccatggcctatgaccgctacgtGGCCATCTGCTTCCCCCTGCGCTACACCGCCATCATGGGCCCCAGGCTCTGTCTCTTCCTGGTGGTGCTGCCCTGGATACTGACCACATCCCATGCCATGTTACACACCCTGCTCATGGCCAGTCTGCATTTTTGTGAAGACAATGTGATCCCCCACTTTTTTTGTGATTTGTCTGCCCTGCTGAAGCTGTCCTGCTCTGACACTCGAGTGAATGAGCTGGTGATATTTTCCATCGGAGGGCTCATTATCGTCATCCCATTCCTACTCATCATCATGTCTTATGCACGAATTGTGTCCTCCATCCTCAAGGTCCCTTCTGCCAAGGGCATCTGCAAGGCTTTCTCCACCTGTGGCTCCCACCTCACTGTGGTGTCTCTCTTCTATGGGACAATTATTGGTCTCTATTTATGCCCATCAGCTAATAATTCCACTGTTAAGGAGACTTTCATGTCTATGATGTACACTGTGGTGgcccccatgctgaaccccttcatctacagcctgaggaacaGAGACATGAAGGGAGGTCTCAGAAGAGtcttttgcaaaaagaaaaatgccttCTTTCTATGA
- the LOC128064447 gene encoding olfactory receptor-like protein DTMT translates to MGNQTVVSEFLLLGLPIRPDQQDLFYALFLAMYVTTVLGNLLILVLICLDPHLHTPMYLFLSNLSFSDLCFSSVTMPKLLQDMQSHISSIPYAGCLTQMYFFLLFADLESFLLVAMAYDRYVAICFPLHYTTILSPRLCLSLLVLSWVLTICISLLHTLLMARLSFCADNVIPHFFCDMSALLKLACSDIQINETVIFILGGLVIIVPFLLIFLSYARIVSSILKVRSARGIRKAFSTCGSHLSMVSLFYGTIIGLYLCPSSNNSTVKETVMAVMYTVVTPMLNPFIYSLRNQDIKGALRRVFSKWTVSFFFNQ, encoded by the coding sequence ATGGGAAACCAAACAGTCGTCTCAGAATTCCTCCTCCTGGGCCTGCCCATTAGACCTGATCAGCAAGACCTGTTCTACGCCCTGTTCCTGGCCATGTATGTTACCACCGTCCTGGGGAACCTTCTCATCCTCGTCCTCATTTGCCTggacccccacctccacacacccATGTATTTGTTTCTCAGTAacctgtctttctctgacctctgcttctcCTCTGTCACAATGCCCAAATTGCTACAGGACATGCAGAGCCACATCTCGTCCATCCCCTATGCTGGCTGCCTGACACAAATGTACTTCTTCCTGCTTTTTGCAGACCTGGAGAGCTTCCTCCTTGTggccatggcctatgaccgctacgtGGCCATCTGCTTCCCCCTGCACTACACCACCATCCTGAGCCCCAGGCTGTGTCTCTCCCTGCTGGTGCTGTCCTGGGTGCTGACCATCTGCATTTCTTTGTTGCACACCCTGCTCATGGCTCGGCTGTCTTTCTGTGCTGATAACGTGATCCCCCACTTCTTCTGTGACATGTCAGCTCTGCTAAAGTTGGCCTGCTCTGACATTCAGATAAATGAAACGGTGATTTTTATCTTGGGAGGGCTTGTTATTATTGTTCCATTCCTGTTGATATTTTTATCCTATGCACGAATTGTGTCCTCCATCCTCAAAGTCCGCTCTGCCAGGGGTATCCGCAAAGCTTTCTCCACCTGTGGCTCCCACCTCTCCATGGTGTCTCTCTTCTATGGGACAATCATTGGCCTCTATCTTTGCCCTTCATCTAACAACTCTACTGTTAAAGAGACTGTCATGGCTGTGATGTACACTGTGGTgacccccatgctgaaccccttcatctacagcctgaggaaTCAAGACATAAAGGGAGCCCTGAGAAGAGTCTTTTCAAAATGGACAGTTAGCTTTTTTTTCAACCAGTGA
- the LOC128064387 gene encoding olfactory receptor 1E2-like, giving the protein MMGRNQTTVSEFLLLGLPIKSEHQKLFYALFLAMYVTTVLGNLLILVLICLDPHLHTPMYLFLSNLSFSDLCFSSVTMPKLLQNMQSQDLSIPYAGCLTQMYFFLFFADLEDFLLVAMAYDRYVAICFPLHYTAIMGPRLCLFLVVLPWILTTSHAMLHTLLMARLHFCEDNMIPHFFCDLSALLKLSCSDTQVNELVIFSVGGLIIVTPFLLIIMSYARIVSAILKVPSAKGICKAFSTCGSHLTVVSLFYGTIIGLYLCPSANNSTVKETVMSMMYTVVTPMLNPFIYSLRNRDMKGALRRVFCKKKNAFSL; this is encoded by the coding sequence ATGATGGGAAGGAATCAAACTACTGTCTCAGAGTTCCTCCTTCTGGGACTGCCCATCAAGTCAGAGCATCAGAAACTGTTCTACGCCCTGTTCCTGGCCATGTATGTTACCACCGTCCTGGGGAACCTTCTCATCCTCGTCCTCATTTGCCTggacccccacctccacacacccATGTATTTGTTTCTCAGTAacctgtctttctctgacctctgcttctcCTCTGTCACAATGCCCAAACTGCTGCAGAACATGCAGAGCCAAGACCTGTCCATCCCCTATGCTGGCTGCCTGACACAAATGTACTTCTTCCTGTTCTTTGCAGACCTGGAGGACTTCCTCCTTGTggccatggcctatgaccgctacgtGGCCATCTGCTTCCCCCTGCACTACACCGCCATCATGGGCCCCAGGCTCTGTCTCTTCCTGGTGGTGCTGCCCTGGATACTGACCACATCCCATGCCATGTTACACACCCTGCTCATGGCCAGGCTGCATTTTTGTGAAGACAACATGATCCCCCACTTTTTTTGTGATTTGTCTGCCCTGCTGAAGCTGTCCTGCTCTGACACTCAAGTGAATGAGCTGGTGATATTTTCCGTCGGAGGGCTCATTATCGTCACCCCATTCCTACTCATCATCATGTCTTATGCACGAATTGTGTCCGCCATCCTCAAGGTCCCTTCTGCCAAAGGCATCTGcaaggccttctccacctgtggcTCCCACCTCACTGTGGTGTCTCTCTTCTATGGGACAATTATTGGTCTCTATTTATGCCCATCAGCTAATAATTCCACTGTTAAGGAGACTGTCATGTCTATGATGTACACTGTGGTgacccccatgctgaaccccttcatctacagcctgaggaacaGAGACATGAAGGGAGCTCTCAGAAGAGtcttttgcaaaaagaaaaatgccttCTCTCTATGA